The DNA window TGGGCAAGTGATCGTCTCCGGAATCCTGATCAATATCCTGAATCCGAAGCTTTCGATCTTCTTCTTCGCCTTCCTGCCGCAATTCGTGAGCAGCGCGGAGCCGAACGCATTCGCGCGCATGCTGGAGATGAGCGGCGTGTTCATGGCCGCGACTTTCGTGATCTTCGCCGGGTACGGGCTTTTCGCCGCCGCGATCCGCAACCACGTGATCTCGAGGCCGAAGGTGCTCGCCTGGATGCGCCGCACCTTCGCCGCGGCCTTTCTGGCGCTCGGAGCGAAGCTGGCACTGACGGAGCGATAGGCATGCCGTCCACGACCGATTCCGGCGCAGTGATCGACTGGCTGCTTGATTCCGACCCGTCGATCCGGTGGCAGGTGATGCGCGACCTCACCGACGCGCCGGAGCCGGCATGGCAGGCGGAGCGGAGCAAGGTGGAGACCGAAGGCTGGGGAGCCAGGCTGCTCTCATACCAGGATGAGGACGGGCAGTGGGCGGGCGGCTCCTTCGTCCCGGCCAATTTCGATCCGCGCGAGTGGAAGGAGCAGGGACAGCCGTGGACGGCCACGTGTTTTTCGCTGACGCAGCTTCGGGAGTTCGGGCTCGATCCCGCCTCCGACAGGGCCAGGCGGACCGTCGAATCGATCGGCGCCAACTCCCGCTGGGACGAGGGCGGACAGCCCTATTGGGAGGGCGAGGTCGAGGAGTGCATCAACGGCCGGACCGTCGCCGACGGCGCCTATTTCGGCGTCGACGTCTCGTCCATTGTCGACAGGCTGGTCGGGGAGCGTCAGGCAGACGGAGGCTGGAACTGCGAGAGGGCCAACGGCTCGGTGCGTTCCTCATTCCATAGCACGATCAATGTGTTGGAAGGGCTCCTTGGATACGAGAGAGCTACTGGCGGCACGCCACAAACCCGGCAGGCGCGCAGATCGGGCGAGGAGTATCTGCTCAAGCGCAGCCTCTTCCGGCGTCTCGGCACGGGCGAACCGGCGGACGAGCGGTTCCTGCTATTCCTGCATCCGAACCGCTGGCGCTACGACGTCCTGCGGGCTCTCGACTATTTCCGCTCCTCCGCGATGGTGACCGGGGCCGATCCCGATCCGCGGCTCGGCGAAGCGATCAACCATCTTCGTTCCAGACGCCTGGAGGACGGCACCTGGCCTCTTGACTGGAGCCTCCCGGGGCGGGCGTGGTTCGACGTCAACGACGGGCCGGGCAAGCCCTCGCGCTGGGTGACACTGCGGGCAATGCGGGTGCTCCGGTGGTGGGAACGTTACGGGGAATCCGGCCTTCAGGTGTGAGGGCCGGGCCGCGCTCTAAGAATCTTCAGGTAAGCTGCGATTCCATTTGGCGTGCGTCTACCGCCGTGGCTTCACCGCTTCAAAAAGTGCCACGTCGATCGTATGGCTGCCGTCGGGCTCGGTCTCGTAGTGACGCGTGGCGACGGCGGAGACTGAGGTCTGCAGGGCCCGGATCGCCTCCACCTGCACCTTGGGCGTGTTCATGCGCTCGACCCATGACCGGAATTCGAGACGCAGGCGGAAGCGGCGCGAGGAGCGGGCGAGGAGGCCGGCGCGGGCGAGTGCCGCCTGCCATTCGGCGGGCGAATGGTTGCGCACGTGGGAGCAGTCGCGCAGGAGCTCGATCGCCTGGAAGAACGTGTCGATGATCGGGATGCCGGTCGTGACGGTGTCCACGATGACGGCGATGCTGCCGGGCTTCAGGACGCGGGTGGCCTCGCGCAGGCCGGCGTCGAGATCGCGCCAGTGATGCGCGCTGAAGCGGCTTGCGACCACGTCGAAGCTGGCATCTTCGAAGGGGAGGCCTTCGGCGATGCCCTGTTGCGTGGCCACGTTGGAAAGGCCGCGATCGCGCGCGGCGCGGGCCACGATCTCGAGCATTTCCGGCGACAGGTCGTAGGCGACGACCTCGCGCACGTGGGGAGCCACGTTGAAGGCGACATGGCCGCCGCCGCAGCCGAGATCGAGCACGCGGGCATCCGGGCGCCCGCGGACCATGGCAATGAGCGCCTCCAGATCCTCGCTCTGCGCATGCACGGCGCTTTTCAGATAGGCTTCGGCGCGCGATCCGAACTGACCGCCCACAAGCGTTTCGTGGCTCTTTTCGCCCGACATGGTTCTCTCCTGCGGTTGATGCTGCTGTTCCTTAGCAGGGTAAAGACACCAGTTTCAGATGCAAATTTATACTGGTATGAATCGGTACCATGATGGCAGGCAGATCTCTTGAACAGCGGCGCGAGCTCGGTGATTTCGTCCGCGCCTTGCGCGAGAAGACGAAGCCCTCCGATATCGGCCTGCCGGCCGCCGGCAGGCGCCGGACGCCGGGGCTGAGGCGCGAGGAGGTCGCGCAGCTCTGCGGACTGAGCGTGACTTGGTACACCTGGCTGGAGCAGGGCAGGGAGATGGCGCTTTCGGCGGCCGCCCTAGCAAGGCTCGCGAGCGCGCTGAGGCTCGGCCGCGCGGAACGGGCCTATCTCTTCGAACTGGCAAACAGGCGCGACCCCGAGCAGGGCGGGAGCGGGCGCGAGCCCGTGCCGGCGGCAGTGATCGCCTCCGTGGGGACGATCAGCGCTCCGGCCTATCTCCTCGATCACACCTGGACGGCGCGCGCCTGGAACAGGGCGGCGGAGCGGCTGTTCACCGGCTGGCTCGACCGCCCGGGCGACCGCAATCTGCTGCGCTTCATCTTCCTGGAACCGGCGGCACGCCGGCTGATCCGCGATCACGAGGCGCGGGCGCGGCGGGTGGCGGCGGAGTTCCGCGCCGATGTGAGCGGGCGTATGGGGGACCCGGCCGTGCGGGGGCTCATCGAGGAGCTGAGGCAGCGGAGCCCGGATTTCACGCGGTTCTGGAACGAGCACTGGGTGCTCGGGCGCGAAGGCGGGGAGCGGACCTTCGACCATCCGGCGGACGGCTTCCTGCGCTACGAGCAGGTGACCTTCGCGCTGGCCGGCCATCCGGACCTGAAGCTCACCATGCTGGTGCCGGCGGCGGATGGGGCGGGTGGGTAGCAAGCGTTAATCAGCGGCGGTGTAGACTGGCGCGATGTATGAGCGCCGCAACCAGCCGCCGATCTCCCGGAGCGCCTTCCGCCTGCGCCTTCTCCGGCACATGGGCATCGTGCTTGCCGTCCTCATCGGCTCGATGGGCATCGGCATGGCGGGCTATGGCTGGCTCGAGGAGCTGGGACCGGCGGACGCGTTCCTGCATTCGGCCTCGGTGCTCGGCGGGCTGGGGCTGGTGGAGGTGCCCGCGAGCGTGGCGGGCAAGCTGTTCGCCAGCTTCTATGCGCTTTATTCCGGGCTCGTCTTCGTGATCGCCTTCGGGATCATCGTCACGCCGATCATCCACCGGATCCTGCACAAGTTCCATTGGGAAAGCGACCACGCGGGCCATGAGTGAGCGCGGCGACGTCACGTGCCCGCCGGCGCGACCCCGTTCATCTCGGCGACGATGTCGGACAGCATGGGTACGTAGTCTTCCCCCCGGCCGGCGCCGACGGCGAGCGCGAAGGAATTGCGCACGGCCGCGCCCACCGGGTTGGCCATGCCGGCGGCATTGGCGAAGGCGGCGAGATAGCTCATGTCCTTCAGCCCGTTGGCCAGGGCAAATTTATGCGCGTCGCGGTCGCGCTCCAGCACATATTGCATGAAAGTCTGGTAGAAGCCGCAATCCATGCGGCCGCCGCGGATGACGCCGTCGAAAACCTGCGGCGTGATGCCGGCCTTGGCGCCGAGCGCCAGCGCCTCGGCGTAGATGGCCGCGTAGCCCATGGCCAGGAAATTGTTGAGCAGCTTCATGGTGTGGCCGGTGCCGACAGGGCCGGTCCTGATGATGCGCTGGGAGAAGGCCTCGAGCACCGGCCAGGCGCGCTCGACCGCGGCCGGGTCGCCACCCACCATGACGTCGAGAGTGCCTTCCTCGGCATCCTTTGGGGTGCGGGAGAGCGGCGCGTCGATCAGCGTGACGTCCTTCGCCGAGAGATCGGCCGCGAGCCTGACGGTGGAGGAGGGGTCGGAGGTGGAGCAGTCGCAGACGAGCAGCGGCTTGCCGGCGGAGGCGAGGCCGTCGGGCCCGCTCACCACCGCTTCCACCTGCGGACTGCCGGTGACGCAGAGGATGACGATGTCGCTTTCCTCCGCAAGCGTGCGCGGGCTTCCCGCTTCCGCTGCGCCGCGAGACTTGAGGTCCTCCACCGGCGCGCGGTTGCGGTGGGCGAGCACGGTGAGCGGCCAGCCCTTCTCCACGATGTTCCTGGCCATGCCGTGGCCCATGAGGCCGACGCCGATGAAACCGATCCGTTCCTTGTCCATTGCGTCCTCCACGATGTTCGGGCGAAGACTATTCGCAAACGGGGAAGACGTCACGGGGCGCTCTTGATGAAGCGGGGCGGGGATTACACCTGACAGGACCGTGGCAGGAGGCCCGTGCTCCAATCTTGACGGAGCGCTCCTGGTCCTCTAGTTCAACAAATATTGTAGTTCAATGAATGTTGAACAAAGGAGCGGCCGATGGACCGACGTCTCTTCCTGCTCGCGCTCGGGGCGTTCGCCACCAGCACGGTGGCCTTCGTCTTCGCGGGGCTTTTGCCGCTGATCGCGGAAGACACCGGGATCTCGGTGGCCCAGGCCGGCTATCTCGTCTCCGCCTTTTCGCTCGCCTATGCCATCGGCACGCCGGTGCTTTCGGCGCTCACGGGCGCGCTCGACCGGCGGCGGGTGATCGGGATCGCGCTCCTCTTCTTCATTGCCGGCAATGTGGCCGCCGGTGCCAGCACGAGCATGCTGCCGCTGTTCCTGGCACAGGTGGTCATGGGCGCGGCGGCGGGGCTGTTCGCCGCGACGGCGCAGGCGACGGCCGTGCTTCTCGCAGGGCCGGAGCGGCGCGCGGCGGCGATCTCGGCTGTCGTCGGCGGCACCACTTTCGCGGTGGCGCTCGGCGCGCCGGCGGGCTCGATGTTCGCGCAGTTCGTCGGCTGGCGCGGCGAGTTCCTGGCGCTTGCGGTGATCGGCACGCTCTGCCTCGCGGCTCTCTGGCTGCGGCTGCCGCACGGGCTTTCGACAGCTTCCTCAACGCTCCTCGAGCGCGTGATGGTGGTGCGGCGGCCGGGGGTGCTGCCGGCGATCGCCGTCACTTTCCTCTATCTCACGGGCGCCTTCGCCATCATCTCCTATCTGGGGCCGCTGGCGATCGAGGGCGCCGGCCTCTCGCGGGAGGTGCTGCCCTTCGTGCTTCTCGCTTACGGCGCGGGCGCGATCCTGGGGAACTATGCCAGCGGACGGATCGCCGACCGGCTGGGGCCGACCAGGGTGGTGACCTTTTCCATGCTTGCCGCCATGACCTTCGCGCTGATCCTGGCGGCGGTGGCGGGATGGGCGCCGGACGGGGTGGCCGGGCCGCTTCTCATCGCCCTGATGGTGCCCTGGGGCTTCGTGGGCTGGACCTTTCCGCCCGCACAGGCAAGCCGGCTCGTGGGTGCGGCACCGGACGTGGCGCATCTGACGCTGGCGCTCAACGCTTCCGCCATCTATTTCGGCATCGGCTTCGGGACGCTGATCGGCGGGAGGGCGCTGGAGGTGGCGGGCGTGGGGAGCCTTGGGATCGTGGGCGCGGTGTTCACGGTGGCGGCGCTGCTCCTGCTTGCGGCGAGGCGGCGCAGTTCGGCCGAGCCGCTGGCGGCGGGCACTTGAGGCCGGGTGCCGGGAAGTTGTCGTGACGGCATGATCCTCTTCCATTAACCTCGCATTCGCCATACACCATTCGGAAGGTGGCGTTCCCGCCCGGATGCCGCCAGAAGTGGTTCAACGGCGAAACGGCAGAGGTGAGGCATGCGCTGGAGGGGCCGCCGCGAGAGCAGCAATATCGAGGACCGCCGGAGGGCCGGCGGAGGCCTGTCCGGCATGCGGCGGGGCGGGCCCATCCGCATTCCGATCGGCGGACGGACGGGGGGCGGCGGTCTCGGAACGATCATCATTCTCGTCATCCTCTTCTTCGGTCTGAGGGCGCTCGGCATCGATCCCCTGCAGATGCTGGACGAGGGCACCGGGCAGCAGACGGTGCAGCAGACCGGCAATGACGAGGAAAGGCAGTTCGTCGCTGTCGTGCTCGCCGATACGGAAGATGTGTGGCACCAGGTCTTCCAGTCGGAAGGCGCCACCTATCAGGAACCGCCGCTGGTGCTCTTCTCGGGCCAGGTGCAGTCGGCCTGCGGCTTCGCCTCGGCGGCGAGCGGGCCCTTCTACTGCCCCGGCGACCGCAAGGTCTATCTGGATCTCAGCTTCTTCAACGAGCTGGCGCGCCGCTTCGACGCGGCGGGCGATTTCGCCCAGGCCTATGTGATCGCGCACGAGGTGGGGCACCATGTGCAGAACCTCACCGGCGTGCTGCCCCGCTTCAACCGGATGCGCGCGAATCTGAGCCAGGGAGAGGCGAACGCCATGTCGGTGCGCGTTGAACTGCAGGCGGACTGCTATGCCGGCGTCTGGGGCTATCATACGGCGCAGAAGGGGCTTCTGGAGCAGGGCGACATCGAGGAGGCGCTGAACGCGGCCTTCCAGATCGGCGACGACACGCTGCAGCGGCGCACCCAGGGCTATGTGGTGCCGGAAAGCTTCAACCACGGCACTTCCGAGCAGCGCAGCCGGTGGTTCAGGCGCGGGTTCGAGAGCGGCAATCCCGCCGATTGCGACACGTTCAGCGGACCGATTTGACCCCGGCAACGGCGCGATCCGATCTTGCGGGAGATCCACCATGGTAAGACCCGGCACGATTGCCGCCGTCCTGACCTCCCTGGTCGCAGGCATGGCGACCTCACAGGCGCCCGAGCTTGCACAGCAATACCGCCAGCGCCTCGAAGGGGCCCGGCAGGAACTCACCCATGTGGTGGCCGATTTCGACGCGGATGCGCTGCGCAACGCGCTCGATCGCGAGGAGGCATTGGCCCTGCAGGACAATGCGCAGGAGCCTTTCGTGCGCGACCGCGCCCGATCCATGAGAAGGGTCATCGCGCGCGCGGAGCATCTCGAGCGGCAGTCGGCCCGGCTCGCCGAACTGCCGCCGGTGCTGCGGCCGATGGCGGTGCTCGCCGATCCGGACGGCAGAGTGTTCGCCGGCGCCATGCGCGACTTCGAGCCTGCCGTGCCGCTCACCTCGCATGGCCTGGTGTGGACCGCGGTGGGGCTGCTCCTCGGCCTCGGCCTCTACCGGCTCGTCACTTTTCCGTTCCGGCGCAAGCGCGCTGCGAAGGCGACGCGCGTGAACCGATAGCGGAAAATTAGAATCAAATTGAAGCGTCCCGCTAAGCGGCCCTTAAGGCAGCTTTGATAGCGTCGCCCGCGGCAATGGAGTTGCGGGGCGATGCAATCCTTGAAAAAGCTGCGTGAGACGCTGGCCGCCTTCGGGCGCGACCGCCGGGGCAATTTCGCAATGATGATGGCGTTTTCCGCCGTACCGCTGATCGGCGCGGTGGGGCTGGCCATCGATTACGCCAATATGAGCCGAATCCACACGGAACTGCAGAACGCACTCGATTCGGCCGTGCTCGCCGTCGCGCAGCGGGGCGACAACATCTCGGACACGGAGGCGCGCACCATTGCCGCCTCCTTCCTGACGGGGAATCTTGCGCACAGCTTCACCAACATGCATGTGACGCGAAACGGAACCTCGGTTACGCTGACGGCCGAAGCGCCCGCGCCGCTTTCCTTCGGCGGCATCTTCGGCTGGAACGAGGCCAACATTGCCGCTTCCTCCACCGCCGACATGGCCTTTGCCCATTACGAGATCGCCCTGGTTCTGGACACGACCGGCTCCATGCGGGGCGGCAAGCTGCAGGCGATGAAAGAGGCGGTGATCACGCTGATCGACGACCTGTCGTCGCGCATCACGGACAAGGAGCGGCTGAAATTCGCGCTCGTGCCCTTCGCGACATTCGTCAATGTGGGGGCGCAGTTCGGGCCGGACTTCGACAGCAAGGGGAAGATCATTCCCGGAACGGGGGTGGATTGGCTCGACTTGAAGGGCGTGAGCCCGATACCTCAGACGGAGTTCCTTCGCGGCCTCAGCCGCTTCGAGATCGCTCATCATCTCGGACAGGACTGGAAGGGCTGTGTCGAGACGCGCTTTTCGCCTTCCACAAGCCAAAGCAAGCACGACGTCGAGGACACTCCGGCGGTTGCGAGCGACCCCTACAGCCTGTTCGTGCCGGCCTTCGCCATCGATGAACCCAGCGGTGACTGGTGGTATTCGTATCCAAACAGCTACATCAGCTCCCAGGCCCCGGCGTTGGGGACGGAGCCGCGGGATATGGAAGCAAAGCTCAAGAAATACGGGCTGGACAACGCGGCCGCGGAAGCCAGGAAAGGAAAGACAAACCTGATCGGCCTCAATGTCGGCCCCGAGGGATGGTCGAAGGTGAGCATCAGCACCTATGGAGGGCGGGGACCTTCCTATGGCTGCGACATGGATCCCATCACGCCGCTTTCCAACGACTATGCCGATCTGAAGAGCAGGGTGAACGCGCTCGGGGCCAATGGGAACACCAACATCATGGAGGGCGTGGCCTGGGGCATGCGCGTTCTCTCGCCACAGGAGCCATTCGCTCAAGGCAAGGACTATGCCTCGGACGTGGAGAAGATCATCATCGTGCTCACCGACGGCTCGAACACCTTCGGCGTGCAGAGCAGCCGAAACGATTTCCGCTCCGCCTACAGCAGCTTCGGCTATCTGATCAGCGACCGGCTCACGACGTACCGCAGCAACAGCGCGGTGACGGAGGAGATGAACAAAAAGACGCTCGATGTGTGCGAAAACGCCAAGCGGGAGGACAATGGCGACCCGGACGACGACGTCACCATCTACACGATCCGGCTGGAGGAGCCGGACGTGAAGACCGGCATGATGCTGAAGGATTGTGCGAGCGGACCGGGGCAGTTCTTCGATTCGCCCTCGCGCACGGAACTGACCAAGATCTTCGAGCAGATCCGCGACGGGATCACGAAGCTCAGGCTGTCGTTCTAACTCAGGTGAGTGGTGGGTGGGATGCCCTCTCTCTTGCGATTTCTGACACTTAGCCTCCGCTTTGCTCCAGCTAAGATGTTGAAATCGCTTTCTCCCCCGCCAGGGGGAGATATCGCCGGAACCAGCCTTACCGGGGGAGAAAGCAAATTCTTGGGCTTGGGCAACGCCCAAGTCCTTAGAATTTGCAAGAGAGGGGGCAATGTCCCCAATCATCCGAGTCGAACAGCCCGGGGGACCCGGCCGTCGAACCCCACACTCAGCGTTCGGCCAGCGCCGGTTCGCCCTTCTTCTCGCGGATCAGATTGGCGAAGCGGCGGAAAAGATAGTGCGAATCCTGCGGGCCGGGGGAAGCTTCCGGGTGGTGCTGCACCGAGAAGACGGGCCGGCCGACGAGGCTGATGCCGCAATTGGAGCCGTCGAAGAGGGAGACGTGGGTCTCCTCGACGCCGTCGGGCAGGCTGTCGCTGTCGACGGCGAACCCATGGTTCATGGAGACGATCTCGACCTTGCCGGTGGTGAAATCCTTGACCGGGTGGTTGGCGCCATGATGGCCCTGATGCATCTTCACGGTCCTGGCGCCGAGGGCCAGCGCCAGCATCTGGTGACCGAGGCAGATGCCGAAGATCGGGATGTCCGTCTTGAGCAGTTCGCGGATCATCGGCACGGCATATTCGCCTGTCGCCGCGGGATCGCCCGGGCCGTTGGAGAGGAAGACGCCGTCGGGCCGCATGGCCAGGATGTCCTCGGCCGCGGCCGTCGCGGGCACTACGGTGACTTTGGCGCCGAGGCTTGCGAGCATGCGCAGGATGTTGCGCTTCACGCCGTAATCGACGGTGACGATGTGGAGCGGGGCTTCGCCGGCTTCCCCGTAGCCCTCGTTCCAGATCCAGGGCGTCTCCGTCCAGGTGGAGGATTGGCCGGACGTGACCGCCTTGGCAAGGTCGAGTCCGACGAGGCCGCTCCAGTCGCGCGCCTCCTCCTTCAGCCTATCGAGATCGAAGCGGCCGTCCGGTGCATGCGCGATGACGGCGTTGGCGGCGCCCTTGTCGCGCAGGAGCGCGGTGAGCGCGCGCGTGTCCACGCCCGAAAGCGCCACGATGCCGCGGCGCTTGAGCCACTGGTCGAGATGTTCGCCTGCGCGGTAGTTGGACGGATCGGTGATGTCGGCCTTGAAGATGGCCCCGACCGCACCCGCGCGCGCCGCGGGGTTGAGGTCTTCGATGTCCTCGCCATTGGCGCCGACATTGCCGATATGCGGGAAGGTGAAGGTGACGATCTGCCCGGCATAGGAGGGATCGGTGAGGATCTCCTGATAGCCGGTCAGCGCCGTGTTGAAGCACACCTCGCCAACCGCCGATCCGGTGGCGCCAAGGCCGCGGCCCTCGATCACCGTGCCGTCGGCCAGAACCAGAACTGCCGTCGGCCTGACTTCACTCCAGGGCGCGGTCGATGCCATGTCGCTCTCCTCATACTCTCGCCGGGACTTGAAAAATGGTCCGCGCTGGGCCATATCGCGCAACGAATTGCCGGCTGCGACGGCCATGCCGCAACCTTCGTCCGCGCGCCACATTTAATGTCGATGCAAGGCGCGGACAATAGAGAATGGCCGGGATGCGGTCAATTGCCCATCCGACAAACCATGGCGATTGTTTATCGCAATTCTTCCAGCGACTTAGCTGGGAAGAAAGGGTTTGCTTCGCGAATGTGCCGGCGCTATGGTCGCGGACGCGACGGGAGATAATCGCCATGCGCGAGAAAATCGCACAGGCTCTGAAAGACGCAGTAAAACAACAGGATAAGCGGCGAATCTCAACGCTGCGGCTGATCCAGACAGCCCTCAA is part of the Chelativorans sp. AA-79 genome and encodes:
- a CDS encoding squalene cyclase → MPSTTDSGAVIDWLLDSDPSIRWQVMRDLTDAPEPAWQAERSKVETEGWGARLLSYQDEDGQWAGGSFVPANFDPREWKEQGQPWTATCFSLTQLREFGLDPASDRARRTVESIGANSRWDEGGQPYWEGEVEECINGRTVADGAYFGVDVSSIVDRLVGERQADGGWNCERANGSVRSSFHSTINVLEGLLGYERATGGTPQTRQARRSGEEYLLKRSLFRRLGTGEPADERFLLFLHPNRWRYDVLRALDYFRSSAMVTGADPDPRLGEAINHLRSRRLEDGTWPLDWSLPGRAWFDVNDGPGKPSRWVTLRAMRVLRWWERYGESGLQV
- a CDS encoding methyltransferase domain-containing protein, giving the protein MSGEKSHETLVGGQFGSRAEAYLKSAVHAQSEDLEALIAMVRGRPDARVLDLGCGGGHVAFNVAPHVREVVAYDLSPEMLEIVARAARDRGLSNVATQQGIAEGLPFEDASFDVVASRFSAHHWRDLDAGLREATRVLKPGSIAVIVDTVTTGIPIIDTFFQAIELLRDCSHVRNHSPAEWQAALARAGLLARSSRRFRLRLEFRSWVERMNTPKVQVEAIRALQTSVSAVATRHYETEPDGSHTIDVALFEAVKPRR
- a CDS encoding helix-turn-helix transcriptional regulator — translated: MMAGRSLEQRRELGDFVRALREKTKPSDIGLPAAGRRRTPGLRREEVAQLCGLSVTWYTWLEQGREMALSAAALARLASALRLGRAERAYLFELANRRDPEQGGSGREPVPAAVIASVGTISAPAYLLDHTWTARAWNRAAERLFTGWLDRPGDRNLLRFIFLEPAARRLIRDHEARARRVAAEFRADVSGRMGDPAVRGLIEELRQRSPDFTRFWNEHWVLGREGGERTFDHPADGFLRYEQVTFALAGHPDLKLTMLVPAADGAGG
- a CDS encoding NAD(P)-dependent oxidoreductase, with translation MDKERIGFIGVGLMGHGMARNIVEKGWPLTVLAHRNRAPVEDLKSRGAAEAGSPRTLAEESDIVILCVTGSPQVEAVVSGPDGLASAGKPLLVCDCSTSDPSSTVRLAADLSAKDVTLIDAPLSRTPKDAEEGTLDVMVGGDPAAVERAWPVLEAFSQRIIRTGPVGTGHTMKLLNNFLAMGYAAIYAEALALGAKAGITPQVFDGVIRGGRMDCGFYQTFMQYVLERDRDAHKFALANGLKDMSYLAAFANAAGMANPVGAAVRNSFALAVGAGRGEDYVPMLSDIVAEMNGVAPAGT
- a CDS encoding MFS transporter → MDRRLFLLALGAFATSTVAFVFAGLLPLIAEDTGISVAQAGYLVSAFSLAYAIGTPVLSALTGALDRRRVIGIALLFFIAGNVAAGASTSMLPLFLAQVVMGAAAGLFAATAQATAVLLAGPERRAAAISAVVGGTTFAVALGAPAGSMFAQFVGWRGEFLALAVIGTLCLAALWLRLPHGLSTASSTLLERVMVVRRPGVLPAIAVTFLYLTGAFAIISYLGPLAIEGAGLSREVLPFVLLAYGAGAILGNYASGRIADRLGPTRVVTFSMLAAMTFALILAAVAGWAPDGVAGPLLIALMVPWGFVGWTFPPAQASRLVGAAPDVAHLTLALNASAIYFGIGFGTLIGGRALEVAGVGSLGIVGAVFTVAALLLLAARRRSSAEPLAAGT
- a CDS encoding neutral zinc metallopeptidase is translated as MRWRGRRESSNIEDRRRAGGGLSGMRRGGPIRIPIGGRTGGGGLGTIIILVILFFGLRALGIDPLQMLDEGTGQQTVQQTGNDEERQFVAVVLADTEDVWHQVFQSEGATYQEPPLVLFSGQVQSACGFASAASGPFYCPGDRKVYLDLSFFNELARRFDAAGDFAQAYVIAHEVGHHVQNLTGVLPRFNRMRANLSQGEANAMSVRVELQADCYAGVWGYHTAQKGLLEQGDIEEALNAAFQIGDDTLQRRTQGYVVPESFNHGTSEQRSRWFRRGFESGNPADCDTFSGPI
- a CDS encoding DUF2937 family protein, translated to MVRPGTIAAVLTSLVAGMATSQAPELAQQYRQRLEGARQELTHVVADFDADALRNALDREEALALQDNAQEPFVRDRARSMRRVIARAEHLERQSARLAELPPVLRPMAVLADPDGRVFAGAMRDFEPAVPLTSHGLVWTAVGLLLGLGLYRLVTFPFRRKRAAKATRVNR
- a CDS encoding VWA domain-containing protein, giving the protein MQSLKKLRETLAAFGRDRRGNFAMMMAFSAVPLIGAVGLAIDYANMSRIHTELQNALDSAVLAVAQRGDNISDTEARTIAASFLTGNLAHSFTNMHVTRNGTSVTLTAEAPAPLSFGGIFGWNEANIAASSTADMAFAHYEIALVLDTTGSMRGGKLQAMKEAVITLIDDLSSRITDKERLKFALVPFATFVNVGAQFGPDFDSKGKIIPGTGVDWLDLKGVSPIPQTEFLRGLSRFEIAHHLGQDWKGCVETRFSPSTSQSKHDVEDTPAVASDPYSLFVPAFAIDEPSGDWWYSYPNSYISSQAPALGTEPRDMEAKLKKYGLDNAAAEARKGKTNLIGLNVGPEGWSKVSISTYGGRGPSYGCDMDPITPLSNDYADLKSRVNALGANGNTNIMEGVAWGMRVLSPQEPFAQGKDYASDVEKIIIVLTDGSNTFGVQSSRNDFRSAYSSFGYLISDRLTTYRSNSAVTEEMNKKTLDVCENAKREDNGDPDDDVTIYTIRLEEPDVKTGMMLKDCASGPGQFFDSPSRTELTKIFEQIRDGITKLRLSF
- the carA gene encoding glutamine-hydrolyzing carbamoyl-phosphate synthase small subunit — its product is MASTAPWSEVRPTAVLVLADGTVIEGRGLGATGSAVGEVCFNTALTGYQEILTDPSYAGQIVTFTFPHIGNVGANGEDIEDLNPAARAGAVGAIFKADITDPSNYRAGEHLDQWLKRRGIVALSGVDTRALTALLRDKGAANAVIAHAPDGRFDLDRLKEEARDWSGLVGLDLAKAVTSGQSSTWTETPWIWNEGYGEAGEAPLHIVTVDYGVKRNILRMLASLGAKVTVVPATAAAEDILAMRPDGVFLSNGPGDPAATGEYAVPMIRELLKTDIPIFGICLGHQMLALALGARTVKMHQGHHGANHPVKDFTTGKVEIVSMNHGFAVDSDSLPDGVEETHVSLFDGSNCGISLVGRPVFSVQHHPEASPGPQDSHYLFRRFANLIREKKGEPALAER